The Funiculus sociatus GB2-C1 genomic sequence AACATCAGCTTGCTGTCGCCCAGCGGCAAAGACATACACCCATAGAACAGTTAATAGATGAATCAGAAGCTGCACTTGACGCAGCATGTTTATTAACCAACCACGCCAGCTGAGACGCGGCGACTGCTTTTGCGAGGTTGTATTATCAAACAGCCCTTGAGTCACCGGGCGTCCGCGTCTTGCTTTAAGTAAGCGACCCAAGCGCAGATGCCAAAGATCGAGCCGTTGCATCGCCACATTAGCAAAGATATCGGTTACGGGTTCAGTGCCAGTGCGACAGATACCAATTACCTGTACTGCATAGCCTGCTTGTGCCAGCGCTGTTGCCTCCTTCATCACGCGCGGGTCGTTGGTAATATCTGTTGTCACCAGCATACAAACGTGCATAGTGCGATCGCTTAATAATTTTCTAATTTATTTCTGCTTGAGTCGAGTATAGGAGCGTTGCCAAAGAATCTTGAGTTCGGGCTTGACAAAACTCAATAGTACAACACCACTAACAGCCACACAAACACCTCTCAACACTGCAATATATATACCTTCATACCAGAACAGGGCTGTCATCACCCCGTAAGCTAATAAAAGACAAACACTGACACTGCCGAGACGTTTGAGATTGTAAGGTAGCGGGTATAAGCGCTGGCTTACAAGTGCCACGCAGAGGGTAGCCAGACTATAGGAAATGGCGGTGGCAATCGAGGCACCAAAAGCTCCTAACTTAGGTATCAGCAGTATGTTGAGTGCTATGTTCAGTAGCGCAGCTAGAACAATAGTCCAGGTAATATGATGGGTTCGCTGTACAATTTCTAACCCGGTGCTGAATATATAGTATGCGCCATACACAGCCTGCGCGAGGATTAGCGGTGTCAGTAAGGCAGTAGCTTGAACATACGCTTTGGTCGCAAATATCTGTAAAAGCAATGGAGAGGCGGCAGCGATTAGCAAGCCAATCCAGCCAACGCCAACGAAATAGTAAACTGGCATGATGGCATAAATTGTGCGAGCATTCGGTTCTGTTTGCACACGCAACGCAAAGGGTCTCCAGCTGAGTTGAACGGCAAATGTAAATATTGCTACGCCAGCAGCAAGCCTATTAGCAATCCCATAAAGTCCTACCTCCTGAAGTGTGGATAGCTTTGCTAGGAAGAAGCGATCAGAGGAATTGAGAACCCAATACATACCGCTTACAGGCAGTAATGGCAATCCCAAACGTAATAGTGGCAGTGCTTGTGTGAATGTAGGGATTTGTAGATGTTGCTTCAAGACTAAGCCAGCGGACAAGAGGGTGATAACTAAATCAGCCAAAACTAATCCTGAAACCACTCCCAGAACACCGAGTTTCTGCACTGCTACCAACACAATACTGAAGCCTGCTACCAGTACTACTTGACAGACGGCTACCAAATTGTAGAAAAGTGGCTGTTGGCGTAGGCGTAAGTTGTCACGAAAAAGCGTGAATACGCTTGTCAGCCACATATCAAAGCACAAAAGGCGTAGTGCAGGTGTATACTCCTGGTTGCCTAGCAACCCATTGACCAGTGCTGGCGCAAGCAGCAGTCCACTCAAGGCACATATTCCAGCAAAGGAAGCGACGAGGACAATGCTCGTCATAACCAAGTCATGCTGCTGTTTTTTTGTTTCAGATTTAAAAAATAAAATTTGAACAGATGTATCTATACCCAGCATCAACAGGGGCTGAAACAATGCCACCGTTGTGAGCAATATATCTAGTACGCCATAGTCTTTAGGGGTGAGAAACCGCGTGTACAGGGGCAACAATAGTAGGGATGCCAAGCGATTAATAGCAATACCGAGGCTGTAGGTTGCATATTGCTTGATAAAGTCCCACATTGTTGACATTAATTGATGACATTTGTAGGAGGCCGATCGCGCAAAAGTTTGAGCCACAACTCTGTATTTAGCCAGCGCCAGACCAGATGCTCATCAGCAGATGCTAAACTTGCTGAACTTTGCAGGATTGCGTTAGCGGCTTGCCGATCGACCCAGCCACGTTGAATGATTTCCCCTTGACCTAAATACTGCTGAATTTTTGTCCAGTATTGACGCAACCAGCTATCTTCAGGTGTGCCAAAACCAATCTTGTTGCGTCGTTGGCTAATCTCTGTTGGCATCACATCTTTTAATGCCTGCCTTAGCAGCCATTTCATTTCCCCATTGCGAATTTTCATGGAATCGGGCAGACTTGCCATAAACTCCACTAATCGATAGTCCAAAAATGGCACTCTGGCTTCTATTGAGTGAGCCATTGAGCTGCGGTCTTCATATTTGAGCAATGCTGGCAAATTTGTAGCTATGAGATCGCGCTCAAGGTGCTGTCCCAATAAAGTAGGATGATCGGAATTTATTGTTTCTTGTATGTAAACTTGCGATCGCATCTGTTCTCCTAACCAGACTGGAAGCCCGCGTCGAGTGTAGAGTAGGCGAGACTGCCATGTCAGAGGAAGTGTACTATGAAATATTCTCAATATATGTTGCAGTTGCCAACGGTCAAGACTACCCGGCTTGTTGGTTAGTGACTGTCGTAATACAGGCAAGTTACCGCTTTGTAAAGCTCCCGCCACGAATGACCAGTAGTACGGCTGGTAGCCACACATTACCTCGTCGCCACCTTGCCCATCCAACATTACCACTACTCCGGCCTCACTGGCACGCCGCATCACACACCATTGGGCATAAAGACTGCTTCCTGCCACTGGTTCTTCCTGATGCCAGACCATTGTCTCTAAATCGGCAAATAATCCTTCCCCATCTGGATAAATGTAGTGCGACTGGGTTCCAGTTTGAGCAATAACTGGCTCAATCCATTGCCGTTCATCGCAGCGGGGGTCGCTGTAGCAAGCAGAGAACGCCTTCTGTTGCGCTCCAACGTTGGTGCGGTCAGGCTTGCTATCGTTGCCAAATAGGATTTGATTGGCAACGCAGACAATTGCTGAGCTATCTAACCCACCGCTGAGGCAAGTACCAACTGGCACATCGCTTTGCAGGCGCAGGCTGACGCTATCAAAAAATAGATGCCGAAACTTATCAATTGCCTCGGCATCGCTAATATCAGGATTGTATCGACTATGGTCAAGCTGCCAGTAGCGCTGGATACGGATGCCTTGGACATCCACCAGTAAGTAGTGCGCTGCTGGTAGCTGCTTGATGTTTGTAAAAAATGTCTCCTCCCCAAACTGCACTTTTTGAAACACTAAATAGGCGTACACCGCACCTTCGTTTGGCTGGCGCGGCGTTTGTGGGTCAGCAAAGAGGGCTTTGATTTCTGAGGCAAAGATGAAGCGCTGGGCATCCTGGTGATAATAGAAAGGTTTTATGCCAAAGCGATCGCGGGCGCAGAACAACCGCTGCTGGCGGCTATCCCACAGCGCCAAAGCCCACATCCCATTAAAGCGGCTAAGACAATCAATTCCCCACTGGCTGTAGGCGGCAAGAATTATTTCAGTGTCAGAACGCGAGCGAAATTCGTGGCCATAGCGTTTCAGCTCACAACGTAGCTCATCGTGATTATAGATTTCGCCGTTAAACACGAGCCAACAACTACCATCAGCACTCATCATCGGCTGATGACCTGCTGGGGATAAATCCAGAATCGCAAGACGGCGAAAGGCAAGACCAATACTACCATCAACAAAACATCCCTCGTCATCAGGACCTCGATGTTGTTGGATGTTCGCCATGTTGGCAAGTAGCGTCTGCTCAACTGGCTGCCGATCAAAACGGAGTATACCTGCAATACCACACATTAAAAATCATCTCGAAAAGACTGTGCCGCTCGCCTGGTTTTATTTTTGCCCTAAGAATCCTTCAGTATACACTTCAAAACATCGACAATCTGTTCTTGAAGTTCTACAGACATTTCTGGCCAGATTGGTAGAGATAGTACCTCTCCCGATGCCGACTCAGCTTGCGGTAATTTACAGCATTGAGTAGCGTAAATTGGCAGTTGATGCACCGATACTGGGTAGTAGATCATTGTGCTAATTCCTGCTTCAGCGAGGCGCTGCTGCAATGTGTCTCGCCTTCCTTCAAGAATCCTCACTGTGTACTGGTGATAAACATGATCGGCACAGGGAGTCTCCCCAGGAGTCACAATCCCCGAAATATTCTTCAACAGTTCATCATAGCGCTGTGCCACCTGCCGCCGCCCCTTATTCCATTCATCAATATGAGGCAACTTCACCCGCAAAATCGCGGCTTGCAGCGTATCCAGCCGACTGTTATACCCGACAACCTCGTTGTAATACTTCTTGCGACTTCCATGAACCCGCAGCATTCGAGCCGAGTCTGCTAAAGCATCATCATTCGTTGCAATCAACCCTCCATCCCCATAGGCCCCCAAATTTTTACTGGGGAAAAAGCTGTAAGCACCGATATCACCAATTGTCCCAGTTTGTTTACCCACATAAGCATCTGGCTCACAAGCGCGATCGCCTTGCGTTTCCAAAGGAGAATCGCACGTGCTGCAATTCCCGCCATAAACTGCCCCAAAACTTTGGGCACAATCTTCTACAACTTTTAAGTTGTATTTCTTAGCTAATTTCATAATTTTGCCCATCTCTATTGGTCGCCCATAGAGATGTACAAGCATAATTGCCTTAGTCTGCTCGGTAATCTTTTCCTCAATTAGGTCTGGGTTGATATTCAAAGTACGCTTGTCAATATCCACAAATATAGGTGTAGCACCGACATGGCTAATTGACTCAGCTGTAGCAAAAAAAGTAAAGGGTGTGGTGATTACCTCATCTCCAGAACCAATACCAAGCGCCCGTAGACTGATAAATAGGGCATCTGTACCGCTGTTAACAGCGATCGCGTGTTTCACCCCCAAGTATGCTGCCACTTCCTGCTCAAACAGCTTTACATCTGGCCCCATGATGAACTGACCAGACTCTAGTACGCGAGCGATCGCCTTATGAATCTCTTCTTTAAGGCTTTCATACTGAGGTTTTAGATCCAAAATGGGAGTCTTCACTGGTATTTTTCTCTTGGTAATTTACACGCCAACCGAGCAATCAGTTCTAAAATACCACTTTTATATTGGGCTTTCCCTTTGATAAAGGGATGCCTATCACGAGTAGTATCATGATTAAGATATAAAGATATTTCCCGGTCACTGAGCGGATAACGCGAACCGATAAAACAATATACTTTTTGCATAGATTCTTCTGCCAGAAAAGCCCACCAACCTATCAACATTGTGCCAGAAAGTTCGTAAGAGCTATAACCTAGTTTTGTTTTATCTGTGTGGTAGCCATAACGATATATTCCATTGTTACCATCCATAAAATTAGTTGTTCTAAAATTTGGAAAAGCTGATGATGGAGGAATTAAAACTTTTTGAAGGAATTGAGCAGCTAATCCGCGTCTCAGTTTCAACATATATCCAACTTTGTCTAGCTGTTTTTGAGCCTTAAACCCCCTTTGCAAGGAAACCAACCAGAGGGGCCATCTATGACTGTGCGAAGTATCTCCTGCAATGCCAGGTATCGGGTTTTTATCTAAATTTATAGCCTGATGATACCAGCCCGCGTAGGCATAATCAGGATGATCTTTCCAGACTCCAGGCTGGAATAACCACCGACTCGAATTAGCTCCAATAAACACGGCTTCTTGCTTTAAAGTTTTATATGCTACATCTAATATTTCATCTATAAATTTAGGACTATTATTCAATAGAACTGACTTTAAATCTGCTGCAATAGCAAATACAAACAACTCTTCATCTGTAAAAGATCGATAATAACTCTTTTCAACTGATTTAGTTGAAAGCTTCCACATTATTCGCTCTTTCATGCCTTTAGGAAACCTAAATTTATCCCATGCTGATGTAGGTTGATTCCATGTAACCTCTAATGAATTTAATACTTTTCTTAAAGTATCCTTATGAAAATGATTGTTTCTTTCTTCATACAAAACTAGATATTCAGATACTAAATACAAAAATTGTAACTTTGTTATTGAATCTAGACCATTAAAATTATCCGGAATATAGCTATTTGTAAAATGATTAAAGAAATGATTAAATCCATCAATTCCAGGGCAATAGTTTGAGGCGAAAGCTGAATGCAAAGGTACCATCAAAAAATGGCTGGCATCATATGCATCACGTTCTCGCCAGAGAGGTTCATTTAACATTGGCTGCATTACTTTTTCCCATAAAACAGCCTCTCGACTTGCTGTAGGTAACGCTGCACATTGACTAGATGATTTCTCTGTAAACCTTCTCTCTGCAAGTTGATTTCTAAAACCCAACAATAAAAGGAATAGTAGCAATATTGTGGATAGTAAAGACGCAATCTTCATTTCGATATTTTCCTTACTTCCATCTTCGATAACTGCTGATATTTTGTTTCTGTTGAATCAACAGCGTAACCAGCAGTATCAAACTCTAACACGTCACCATAGGCGCTCATCCAACCAGTGATTTTTGCAGGAACACCAGCTACTATTGCATAGGCAGGCACATCCTTCGTAACCACCGCACCTGCTGCTATAAAAGCATATTCATGTAAGGTCACTCCACAAACAATCGTGGCATTTGCTCCAATACTTGATCCACGCTTCACCAATGTCGTCACGTAATCATTGCTAGTATTACGGGGAAACTCACAGCGTGGCGTCTTGACATTCGTAAACACCATACTAGGCCCACAAAAAACGTAATCCTCCAGGATCACCCCCTCATATAGAGATACATTATTTTGAATTTTGCATCCGTTTCCCACGACGACATTGTTTGCCACAAAAACATTTTGTCCCAGAGAACAATTCTTCCCAAGCTTCGCTTTGCTTAGAATGTGACAAAAGTGCCAGATTTTTGTTCCCTGCCCAATTATCGCACCTTCATCTACATAGGCAGACTCATGAACAAAATAATCAGCCACGCAGCGCCTCCTGAACTTTCTCCAAAATTTCAACCACCGCCACCCCATTCCAGCCGTCTGAGCGTGGCCGCTTTCTTGTATCCAGACATTCTAGAAAGTGTTCGCACTCAATTTTCAACGGCTCAGATTTGGCAACTTCTACGCTCCAACTGCCCTCATCTCGATTGTTTAAGTTCGCATCAACGCTTTTATTGTGTATTGTAACTGTTTGCAAAACTTCGTCGTAAACTAGCATTTGTTTCTGGGCAATTACAACCGTGCTGCGTTGATTTAAAGGCCAGTACCAGGAGCAGT encodes the following:
- a CDS encoding lipopolysaccharide biosynthesis protein, producing MSTMWDFIKQYATYSLGIAINRLASLLLLPLYTRFLTPKDYGVLDILLTTVALFQPLLMLGIDTSVQILFFKSETKKQQHDLVMTSIVLVASFAGICALSGLLLAPALVNGLLGNQEYTPALRLLCFDMWLTSVFTLFRDNLRLRQQPLFYNLVAVCQVVLVAGFSIVLVAVQKLGVLGVVSGLVLADLVITLLSAGLVLKQHLQIPTFTQALPLLRLGLPLLPVSGMYWVLNSSDRFFLAKLSTLQEVGLYGIANRLAAGVAIFTFAVQLSWRPFALRVQTEPNARTIYAIMPVYYFVGVGWIGLLIAAASPLLLQIFATKAYVQATALLTPLILAQAVYGAYYIFSTGLEIVQRTHHITWTIVLAALLNIALNILLIPKLGAFGASIATAISYSLATLCVALVSQRLYPLPYNLKRLGSVSVCLLLAYGVMTALFWYEGIYIAVLRGVCVAVSGVVLLSFVKPELKILWQRSYTRLKQK
- the asnB gene encoding asparagine synthase (glutamine-hydrolyzing), translated to MCGIAGILRFDRQPVEQTLLANMANIQQHRGPDDEGCFVDGSIGLAFRRLAILDLSPAGHQPMMSADGSCWLVFNGEIYNHDELRCELKRYGHEFRSRSDTEIILAAYSQWGIDCLSRFNGMWALALWDSRQQRLFCARDRFGIKPFYYHQDAQRFIFASEIKALFADPQTPRQPNEGAVYAYLVFQKVQFGEETFFTNIKQLPAAHYLLVDVQGIRIQRYWQLDHSRYNPDISDAEAIDKFRHLFFDSVSLRLQSDVPVGTCLSGGLDSSAIVCVANQILFGNDSKPDRTNVGAQQKAFSACYSDPRCDERQWIEPVIAQTGTQSHYIYPDGEGLFADLETMVWHQEEPVAGSSLYAQWCVMRRASEAGVVVMLDGQGGDEVMCGYQPYYWSFVAGALQSGNLPVLRQSLTNKPGSLDRWQLQHILRIFHSTLPLTWQSRLLYTRRGLPVWLGEQMRSQVYIQETINSDHPTLLGQHLERDLIATNLPALLKYEDRSSMAHSIEARVPFLDYRLVEFMASLPDSMKIRNGEMKWLLRQALKDVMPTEISQRRNKIGFGTPEDSWLRQYWTKIQQYLGQGEIIQRGWVDRQAANAILQSSASLASADEHLVWRWLNTELWLKLLRDRPPTNVIN
- a CDS encoding aminotransferase class I/II-fold pyridoxal phosphate-dependent enzyme — translated: MKTPILDLKPQYESLKEEIHKAIARVLESGQFIMGPDVKLFEQEVAAYLGVKHAIAVNSGTDALFISLRALGIGSGDEVITTPFTFFATAESISHVGATPIFVDIDKRTLNINPDLIEEKITEQTKAIMLVHLYGRPIEMGKIMKLAKKYNLKVVEDCAQSFGAVYGGNCSTCDSPLETQGDRACEPDAYVGKQTGTIGDIGAYSFFPSKNLGAYGDGGLIATNDDALADSARMLRVHGSRKKYYNEVVGYNSRLDTLQAAILRVKLPHIDEWNKGRRQVAQRYDELLKNISGIVTPGETPCADHVYHQYTVRILEGRRDTLQQRLAEAGISTMIYYPVSVHQLPIYATQCCKLPQAESASGEVLSLPIWPEMSVELQEQIVDVLKCILKDS
- a CDS encoding acyltransferase, which codes for MADYFVHESAYVDEGAIIGQGTKIWHFCHILSKAKLGKNCSLGQNVFVANNVVVGNGCKIQNNVSLYEGVILEDYVFCGPSMVFTNVKTPRCEFPRNTSNDYVTTLVKRGSSIGANATIVCGVTLHEYAFIAAGAVVTKDVPAYAIVAGVPAKITGWMSAYGDVLEFDTAGYAVDSTETKYQQLSKMEVRKISK